In the genome of Actinomycetota bacterium, one region contains:
- a CDS encoding DUF1918 domain-containing protein translates to MPAKQRSADRSEATSDRAKPGDRIVVDSQHVGTPPRDGEVVEVVEGSIRVSYRVRWDDGHESLFTPEAGSIHVAR, encoded by the coding sequence GTGCCAGCGAAGCAACGGTCAGCCGATCGGAGCGAGGCGACGAGCGATCGGGCGAAGCCCGGCGATCGCATCGTCGTCGACTCCCAACACGTCGGGACGCCCCCGCGCGACGGCGAGGTCGTGGAGGTCGTCGAAGGCTCGATCCGAGTGTCGTATCGGGTCAGGTGGGACGACGGACACGAGAGTCTCTTCACGCCGGAAGCCGGCAGCATCCACGTCGCTCGGTAG
- a CDS encoding TIGR03885 family FMN-dependent LLM class oxidoreductase, producing MATIGFHASHEQLSPSALLRSVNAAQQAGFRAAMCSDHLAPWSERQGHSGHAWSWLGAALQATDLPFGVVTAPGQRYHPAVTAQAIATLADMFPGRFWAALGSGEAVNEHVTGDRWPVKAERDARLLECVDVIRALLRGEEVTHDGLVRVDRARVWSLPETPPPLIGAAVSAETARVVGTWADGLITVARPVHALRPVVDAFREAGGDGKPVAFQAHLSWADDEATAIAVAHDQWRTGVLGSDLAWNLELPKQFDDATRFVRPDDVCGPVMVSADPGRYVAWIHELMELEPESIYLHHVGTDQDRFIDAFGEHVLPEVAP from the coding sequence ATGGCCACGATCGGATTCCATGCCTCCCACGAGCAGCTCTCACCGAGCGCGCTGCTGCGCTCGGTGAACGCCGCGCAACAGGCCGGGTTCCGCGCAGCGATGTGCTCGGATCATCTCGCGCCCTGGAGCGAGCGCCAGGGTCACTCCGGCCACGCGTGGTCCTGGCTCGGCGCCGCCCTGCAGGCGACCGACCTCCCCTTCGGCGTCGTGACCGCCCCGGGGCAGCGCTACCACCCCGCCGTGACCGCCCAGGCGATCGCCACGCTGGCCGACATGTTCCCCGGTCGCTTCTGGGCCGCCCTCGGCTCGGGGGAAGCCGTGAACGAGCACGTGACCGGCGACCGGTGGCCGGTGAAAGCCGAGAGGGACGCCAGGCTGCTGGAATGCGTCGACGTGATCCGCGCGTTGCTGCGCGGCGAGGAGGTGACCCACGACGGTCTCGTGCGTGTGGATCGCGCCCGCGTCTGGAGCCTGCCCGAGACCCCGCCGCCGCTCATCGGGGCGGCCGTCTCCGCCGAGACCGCCCGCGTGGTCGGCACGTGGGCCGACGGACTCATCACCGTCGCGCGGCCCGTCCATGCCCTGCGCCCCGTCGTCGACGCGTTCAGGGAGGCCGGCGGTGACGGCAAGCCGGTCGCCTTCCAGGCCCATCTGTCGTGGGCCGACGACGAGGCGACCGCGATCGCCGTCGCCCACGATCAGTGGCGCACGGGGGTGCTCGGATCGGATCTCGCGTGGAACCTGGAGCTGCCGAAACAGTTCGACGACGCCACCCGATTCGTGCGCCCCGACGACGTGTGCGGGCCCGTGATGGTCTCCGCGGATCCCGGACGCTACGTCGCGTGGATCCACGAGCTCATGGAGCTCGAGCCCGAGTCGATCTACCTGCACCACGTCGGCACCGACCAGGATCGGTTCATCGACGCGTTCGGTGAGCACGTGCTGCCCGAGGTCGCCCCATGA